In Lolium rigidum isolate FL_2022 chromosome 3, APGP_CSIRO_Lrig_0.1, whole genome shotgun sequence, the genomic window ATGCTTTATGGAGAAATCTATGTGTTAAATAAACCATGCCGCCTTTGGAAATTCTTGCTTTTTATAAGAACATACCATTATCTTGTTCTCTTACTGCATACAAGATTGGACCATCTCTAAAAAATACCTTAGTTAATTTCTATTCATTTACTATGCCCGGAAACTACAAGTGTAGCCCAAGCTACACATAGCTCATTTTTTGAAAAGTTCAAAAAGGGCACTGAAAAGGTTttaagaaacaatttgtttctaGATGTAGATATGAAGTGTTCTATCAACATGCGAAATATCAAATCCATATTCCTTATGTCGTTGGTTGCGCAAAAAGAAGAAATTGTAAATAGTGTAAATAGTGCAAAATTTCAAAACCTCAAAATGTGtttgattttgtcatttttgcaagCTTAGAATACAAAGTAATTGGGTTTGTTTCTTTTTTGCACGTTCATAGAACACATCATCATGTACATCTAGGACTTTTCTCTGGAGCTTTTTTAAACTTTCAAATGCcgtttttgaatttttgaaaaaaacAATCTATGTGTTGCTCGCGCTACAGAAGTCCATACCCTTACTTGGCGTGCACAAACGCAGCACGGGCCGCCGGGCCGGATGGGGGGTGGGGGGACGCAACACAATGACAACGCAAAGAACAGCAGCAGTGTAGCTACAGTAGTCTTGGCGTGCCGATGGATCTTGGGCTAGTAAGAACGAGCCCCACACCATATATATCAGCGCAACCATAGACTGGTCCATCTACATGCAAGGCACAGCGATAAAAGGACACCGGCGACGGCGATCGAGCATGGCATGCAATTTCGCCCGGCCTCCTTCTAAGTCCTGATCGACGGTGTCCCCGGCCTACGAAGCTAGCTACCGTCAGTATCCTTTCTAGCGAGGCAACCAGTGCAAGCGATCTCTTTGGCTAAATCTAAGTCGTATATGAGATTGTACCGTTTGATGTTTCCGTGTTGGCATTCAAGCAGCAGCACATTATcaacattttctttttccaaaatgGGAAATCGATTTAGGCACACAATATTCTTATCGCATACCTTATTACCATCGACTTAGacataaaaaaattaaatttactTAAGTTCAGACGAATTTACGGAGTTCTTTTGCTTTAGTTTGGTTAATTTAAAATCATAGAAACGATGTGGTTTTTAATAAGAATACTAccccaatttttttttgcaccTTATCCACAGAGCTACATCATATATACAGGTgtggtcattcctcctttctacgAAACAACGGTGACATATGGATTCTTGATGTAATGGCCTGATAGTTGTTGTACGCGCTATTTTCAATCACACTGGCTGACTGAATGCATTTTAAGAGACTACAAGATGCATAGATGCCTTTTGTGTTTACTCTTTCACATGTTGATTCATGTTGCCAAGACCTGAAATTAAAAATCAAAACTCTCAAGTTAAGCGAGTAACATGCGACTTGGTTTGACTCGACTCTAACTCAGCGTATAACAAGCAAAGCCGAGTTTCAACTTCTATCATTAAACGATCCAAAGTTTACTGAGTGCTCGTTTAACTTGATAAAATCAAAATACTAATTTATAGGTCTTCGAGTACGGGGCTGATGTTAGTCATGGGAGTTCTTTGAGTACCCAAAAAGAGATAACAAGCACACTTGAGCCAAGTTTTTTGTCGGAGGCATCTACAAGAAACAACAATAGATCTAGGAATAAttgcatcatgcatgcatacatgttacTTGTTGCCAGTTTTAGCAAGCTACTCGTAAGTTTTGTGAGTCATTCCTAGTTTCATTTATGAACTCGATTGTTAATTGAGTCGATCTAAGCTAACTTGTTAGTTCAACGAGATTTAGCGAGTCGGGCCGAGATTTGCTCGAATTACAGGCCTAATGTTGACATTTCGAATGACCCTTGAAATTGTGAACTTGGACGCTCGGTTCGATGCTTAGGCCGGGGTCTAGGTtctccttttcaaaaaaaaaactatagacCAATTCTTAGAATATTTAAACATTTGATAAAGGTTGGACAAGGAATTGACatgtcatggattaggcatgtagCATAATGCCTTGCTCCCCTTATTCATCGCTCACACCCCCATCcacattctcctcctcctctcttccttccatGCCCTCCTAGATGTCCCATGTCGTCCCATGGCATTTTCCACCCCATGCTCTTCATGACACAAttgtcttcctccacctcttttTCGGGTGCCTACAATTGTCGTTGATGCCACTAGCCTCAACGAGTTAGGGAACCACCATTCCTTGACCAAGCACCTGTTATATCTCGGTTGGGGGGTCATTACAAGTAGTTTCCAATGGACATGCCAtcgcatgccccccccccccccccgtccctTCCACTTTTCCTTCATTTCATGTTTCATGGTATCGTACCTTTCTCTGCTTGCTAGATCCCTCCACCTCCCTATGCGATCCAACTATATGAAAAAGCCACCTCGCCCTTAAGAGTTCTTACCCTAATTTTGATTCCAAGGTTCTTAAGACATGTATTTATCAATGAACGTATATACGTATTCATATATAAACAGTAGTGCATGAGCTAACTGCAAGCCAAAAGTGCGTGTAATGTACTTCTTTTAGCTTGTCGTGAAAGTCCACCAAAGTTATGGCGCCAAACACCATTCGCTAAAACCTTAAGCTATTATGGGGGTGGCTATGGTCACCTCACTTGTGTTTAATTATTTCAAacttttttcgcaaaaaaaatcacCTTTTCTAGCACCCCACCTTAGTATATAACATTGTGAATCATATAAGATTCCAACCTGAGTTGCGATTGTAGAAGAAACATTTTTTGCAGTTTGCTCTAAGGAGAACCATGAAACTCGCTTGGAATGTACGTCTTAACCTCTGACTTTATGAGATCTGCAATCGTGTTCATGAAAATATAGGTAGAGCGTTCTGCTATTTTCGCTACATTATCAAAATCACATAGTGAAGTGCCAAAACTATCCCATAGGAACCAAAAATACGTATTAATATGAATGTACATGATTATAATGGGGAAGAGTCATTTTTCCATTTTATTGGAGGTCATCCCTGTTTCTCACCATGTCTGATCAAGTTTAACCAACTTAAGAATTCAGATGAATTAAGCATCATGAACTGCCTGAAATGATGTTACGAGCTACAAAACTTGAACACGTCTTGAACACGTCTTGAACATTCACGGGATAACTTGTCTACGGCAGTTTATGTAAACTACTCTGCTGATAAATTGATAACTTAAGAAACAACCAAAACTAACGTAACCCTAACAAGCTGACTGGCCATCATACATAGAGAGTCGCCACTACCGGTAACTAATCTTTCACCAACAATGATAGTAATTAAGGAACTGACAAACAAACCAGGTGGAAAATAATCTCCAGACGCGGCAAAATTAATTGGCAAAACCAAGTTAAGGCGGCGAGGAAATGAAGTAGTGGTCATATTTTTGAGTACCTTGTAGGTACGTGGACTAATTAAGCTAATAGTATGTGATGATTTTAAGGCTACAGTGATTAACATAATGCTTTGCTATATATATCCATTTGATCCCTAAAATTATCACTAATCACATTTTTTGTCAGGAAAATATTAATAATTTCAGACTTCTAAACGTGCATATAATTAGTAAGTCGTTGTCTCATCATGTGTTCATATGCGATCTATACACTTGTTCACACTTCACTTTCCAGACATCATGGAAAATCTGCTTGATCTCCCATCCAAACTATTCAATAGATCGCAAACTAATTAAGGATCAGGCGATCAGCCATACGCAGAATTGCGGAAAGAGGATCATGCATACCGTCTAAAGATTAAAAAAACCTGCATGCATGATATGGTTCTGAAAAGGAAAAGCATGCCTCCATGCATATATCTGCACGTACCAGTACTCATATACTACCCCAGTTTATGCCTTTCCTTCCAGCAGATGCACTCTGATCATGAAGTTCAAACAGAATGTATCTTTTCTAACGCAATCCACTTGACAACTATAGATGCCTTTTCTTCCAGATGCATACTCATGCATATGAATGAATATATAAAAAGATATCGGTTAGATACGCAGTAAGATATATTacgtctatatatatatataagcctGTTAAATTTATATGAGATCGAAAATGGCATTATTAACAAAAAAAACGTAATACCTACATGGGGTCAATGAATATGGAACTAGCTATCTATACACATGAAATGCTCATCTTGTCAAAACAAAATGCAGAATTGCAATATAGTGGTAAGTCAAGTTTCACTGATTCATCGATGAATAAGTTATCCAATAACAAACAAAAATAGCTCGACGCAAGAGAAGATTTTCCATGTTACCAATATGGTATCAAGGAGAAAGGAATTTATGGTGCATGCATGTTGTCCACACAGTAATATTACCAAGCTACTATCATTTCTAGACAAAGTGTCAACTTGGATTGATGTAAGCTTGTCTGTCCATGTCGAAGATGCAGAATAATAGATACTAATTGGATTAAGCATGAAAAGCCACAAACCAAAATGATGTTTTGTACTTGTATAGTGCTTAATGGTTATCACCCGAAAGATTAATGTGATTTTATTTCGTCCTATATCAGAGGAGTCTAAAGTGTACATGCCTAACAATACCCATAGGCTCATCTTACAAGATGCTTATATTTAAGTTGTATATATAGGCCTAAATCTTCTATTTAGACAAAGGAAGAGATCACTCTTTGTCCTAGGCACAAATCTAATTATTGTTGACTATAACAATATGTAGCTAGTAAGTACATTTCCTTTTTAGGGGTCAGTTTTATGTATATATTAAACTTAGTCAAACCAAGCAAATCATGCTCCTGATGGCATGGCCTTATTACTAACATTCAAAATAATCACATGCAATCAACTTAGACTACTCAAAAAATAAGTAGTAGCCAAACAAATAGATGAACTGAAAGTGTGTACCACTACGGGAGaattgccgtacgccgacggccaggcgatgtgccgacggccaaatgtcgggaccGTCGGCACAGGAGCCTCCGGAGTGCGGCGACGAGGATGGCCGTCAGCGTTAAATTGGCCGTCGGTACAGTCggaggtgccgacggtcaccgtcggcacagcttcggccgtcggcacgagacccggtccggccgtcggcacaacatttttttcctttttttttcactACAGACTGtcgtgccgacggttataccgtcggcatagctttttcctatttctccacggcagtcttcaaaaaagcataactaaatcattctaactgagaaaaataagtataatatatcaaattttgcagaaaaacaagatctatcatagaaaaatattaaaaatagaatatttcaaatacataataaattttcttagaaatgagctataatgttcgaggtttcatggctttcacgcacgccaaaaatgaaaaaatagtcgctcgtgggtcggattagaaatccgcgtccgaggTATTGCTTACCAtcatagggcccacacacgtgccaaatatgaccttgttttggcaaactatgccatgccgagaccgtttcccacctcatttaccatgaaatccatagaactccggacgtgatagctcttttcgtgaagtgtttttcaaaataattgccgtatcccagttttgacaaactgaatagttactatgatatataaaatgatgccacgcggtTCCGTGGGATTTTTTGATTTCGTtaaaattgccatctggctaaaacagccccccgggacatgcggtatcgccgtaccgggcgtgcgggtgcacccattcgcgaacaaactaaacggacaaaaattagcacatataatgatgcgtcgtagaactaaaaacattttttccggaatttttgGAGCGAATGATAGTTGacacctagttcaaatccggtcagtttccagcggattcagcGGGAAACCGCCGGAAGCCgtatgggttcccaaaaagctaacgcgtgcatatgttatgtgataggtggtgcgtaggtggtctactatcatcgcacggaggtttcacgtcataccaaaatgcgccccatgtagctgcttcaaaaataaaaatcgtttgggcacgctaaaaatgaaaagttgGTCGCCCGTcgctcggattagaaatccgcgtccggggtgttgcttcccatcctagggcccacacacgtgccaaatatgacctcatttcggcaaactatgccatgccgaggccgtttcccaccccatttcccctaaaatccatagaactctgGACGTGAtaacccttttcgtgaagggtttttcaaaataattgccgtatcccagttttgacaaacggaatagttactatgatatataaaatgacgccacgcggctccgtgggattttttgacttcgttcaaattgccatctggccaaaacaggccccccgaaacatgcggtatcgccgtaccgggcgtgcgggtgcacccattcgcgaacaaactaaacggacaaaaatgagcacatataatgatgcgtcgtagaactaaaaacattttttccagaatttttggagcgacggatagttgacccctagttcaaatccggtcaatttccagcggattcagcgagacaccgccggaagccgcatgggttcccaaaaagcttatgcatgcacatgtcatgtgataggtggtgcgtaggtggtctactatcatcgcacggagatttcacgtcatactaaaatgcggcccatgtagctgcttcacaaataaaaaccgtttaggcacgctaaaaatgaaaagatggtcgcccgtggctcggattagaaatccgcgtccggggtcttgcttcccatcctagggcccacacacgtgccaaatatgacctcatttcggcaaactatgccataccgaggccgtttcccacctcatttcccctaaaatccatagaactccggctgtgatagcccttttcgtgaagggtttttcaaaataattgccatatcccagttttgacaaatgAAATAGTTACTATtgtatataaaatgacgccacgcggctccgtgggattgtttgacttcgttcaaattgccatctggccaaaataggccccccgggacatgcggtatcgtggTACCGGTCCGCggatgcacccattcgcgaacaaactaaacggacaaaaattagcacatataatgatgtgtagtagaactaaaaacattttttccggaatttttgGAGCGAaggatagttgacccctagttcaaatccggttagtttccagcggattcggcaggACACCGTCgaaagccgcatgggttcccaaaaagctaacgcgtgcacatgtaatgtgataggtggtgcgtaggtggtctactatcatcgcacggaggtttcacgtcatactaaaatgtgccccatgtagctgcttcacaaataaaaactgtTTGGGCaaactaaaaatgaaaagatggtcgtccgtggctcggattagaaatccgcgttcgagttcttacttcccatcctagggcccacacacgtgccaaatatgacctcatttcggcaaactatgccatggcgaggccgtttcccaccttatTTCCGATAAAGTCAAccagatttaaactagaggtacttgatctgaTGCTCATGTTTTTGGGTAAATTAACTTTGTAGGTTCtaaatatgatatggatgtcatatttgtattcctctcatttttctgatcaatttagacttATTATTTGCCATATTcgcatttaatgatattaattattccatattaaataaaacagataaaaaataaaataatttagttatttttcaaattctatagtattattatttatatatactcattgttgtttacttaagtaattgtttagaattcaaaaatatagaggtgtggcatcacggtcaaagggttaatatgattgatatggtagtattaacaacaaggtgtcatttgtttcatggaagctcatccgaagagaaccagaaagttaagcgtgctagggtgggagtagtgtgaggatgggtgaccaactgggaagtttgactacaagtgcaatttgacctaagattaggtgtactaagtgtgattgtgaaagattaacaagtaaaaaagaataagaagaaaattgaaaaaaaaatatttttttcaaaaaacataatttgaatttttttttaaaaataatttgaaaatttcgaaatcctatgccgacggttataccgtcggcacaacaatctgtgccgacggccagtctgtgccgacggtgatagggtagtccccgaccagaactatgccgacgacgctacgccgacggtcaccgtcggcacagcctatgccgacggccttccttgctgtgccgacggctggcggccgtcggcagaGTGCAGCTCTCCCGTAGTGTACCCACATATCAATGTTAAAAGAAACAAATGAAAGAAATGAATGAGCTAAACACCTAGTTATTTGGTTTTCCATTGATTCTATTAGAAATCTAGGTGCAGAAATTTAGTATTTCATCTACAATCTCACTCAACTCTTTTGAATGGCCGGTAAGAAGATCGAAAAAACATTCCTTTAATTCAATCCATAGTGGTTGAGTCAGATAAGAGTGTACGTTGCCTAGAAAAAAAAGATGAGAGTGTATGATCTCCAAACAAGTCAAGGACGTCTATCCAAAGGCAATAGCCACAACGGTACCAAGTCCAGGCTGAATCCCTGACAAGGTCATATGGATGTAGGAGAGACGGAACTAATGActcaaatcaagatcaaacctATAGGCAGGCAGCTACATGCATCCTGGACTGTGGTATCTCTCATCTCATCTCCTGCCAGTAATTACTCTCTTCTGCAGAGTATATATCACTGCCCCCAGTACCTGAATTCAGATCCCCATTACGTGCAACTGTGCAAGTGTATACTTAATTAACTGTGCCATGCAATGCTTTGCAGTGGTACTGTACGTGTCATgaaatgctttgtaatagtagcaGTACGTACAATACGCAATGTGTTCTGCAGTCTTGCACTATATCCacattcatctctctctctctctctgggggAGAACCGAAGGGCAGCAGGAGGGAAGGATCTACAACTGCTCTTTAACGGACAGCTTTAATTCTTCTTTTTACTCCCCGGTGCAGAAAGGCCGTCTGGGCTGGGCTGGGTTGGCATGCATGCGTACACAAATCTTGGCATTTCAGATGGTATGTACAGATGGTGTACTATACCCTGATGAACATTTCACACACTAGGCATGCTGCCGTGGTGCTGCCTCAGAAGAAACAGCAGAGGCAGCAGGGGAGAAGGAATTGCATATGGGACAAATGCGCAAGCCAAATCAAGGAGTGCAATAGTGCACTCTCTCTGCGTGTGTGGAGAGAGAGAGGTATGAATGTATGCAATTGCAGCGGCATGCATGTGTAGGAGAAGGATTTAGGATCTGACCTCCAGGCCTCTCCCATAACTGACTGTCCTAGCAAGCAAGCTATAAAGAATgctggccctggccctggcctggCCCTGCCCTAGCTCTCCCACATTTTAAAGGGCATCACCGGCCTCACCTACAGCTAGGCTTAGCTGCTTCTTTGGAAGGAGAGCCCAATTGACCTGCATGCCCACACTAGCTAGAGCCAGCAACAACAAGAACAATCCATGTGCCCATCTACAACATATAGTTAATTAAACATTGCATTCCATCGACAAGATACTTGTGTGTATAATTATATAGCGGTGTGTGTTAATTGTTATCATATGTGGGGGAAGCTCAATGTGTTTCATTTTCTTCTTCAACATTAGATAGGAATggcagtgtctattttggttcccCCCAAGACGAAAGAACAAGATATCATGTTAAGACAATTTAAATATATAATTAAGCACAAGGTAGGGGCAGGAAAGGAATGGAAAATCAGAGGAAATCGAAGCAAGAAATTATGCATCAAGCTAGAAAGAATATATTTTTTTGGTTGCTGCTGCTTTGTTTTTTCGTGTTTCTTCTCACACTGCACTGGCTAATTAAAGAGATATCTTGAGCTATATACGAAGAGAGATTAGGAAGAAGCTAGATGAGTACTCCAATGTCCATGCATGCACCGGCGGCCGCCGTCGCGCGCCGCTGTTGTTTACTTCTCCTGCCGGCCTTCTTGAGTCTCGACCACATGACCGGCGGCGGTTCCGTTTCTGTCAGAATtggagtagtagcagtagtggtgGATCGTAGTGTACCACCGTCCACTTTTTAGTGCTTCACAAGTCAAGATTCAAAGAGCACCTCGCTTTcccggacgacgacgacgtcgaggaCGCCGGCGACAGCAGCTGCAGCGACGGCGGCGCCATCCTCCCGGGGCCTCCGAAATCGTCCTCGGTGGTGCTCGTCGCGCACTCGAGGTTCACCCCGAAGAGCCTGACCCGCTTCGACCCCGACGTCGCCACCGACGGCTCCGGCTGCCCCGGAGCTACCGCCAGGCGAACCGGAACTGACTCCAGGACCACCgactggtggtggtggtattgctGCTGCGGCCGGTAGAACAGCACCTGCCTGCCGGACGCCGCCTCGTAACCATCGTACCCGACGTGTCgccgggtgtggtggtggtgggcgtCGTACTCGTAGACGGACACTGGCGAAGGCGCCTGCATGAACATCCTGCCTCCTCCAACTGGGTGGTGCGTGGTCCACGGCGCGTAGGGCACGGAGGGGATGGCGAAGTGGGCGCGGTGGTGCGCGAGCAACGGCGCGGCGACGACATCGGGGCGGCGGCGCCAGTCGATGAAGAGCCTGTCCCTCGCGGCCTCCCCGACGCCGCGGCCGAAGGAGACGGTGTCCCCGGCGTCGAGGCGCTTCTCCTTGACGAAGCGGCTCCAGCCCTTAGTCATGACGTAGCTCTGGCTGCTGTTCCAGTAGGAGTATCGGAACCGCCACGGCTTGCCGGCGCGGTCCTCGAAGCTAAGCAGGAGGCCCTTGTCGGTGGAGGAGGCGTCGAGCGGGAAGTACTTCTCCGCGTGCTGCTTCGGGATCACCAGCCTGTTCAGCTTCCCCACGTCGCTCGGCGTCACCACCTTGTCGAACATGTGCTccttctccaccgccgccgccggctgatCCGGCGACGGGCATCCTCCGCCGATCCTGTCTTGCCCGTGCTCGGCAgcaccagccgccgccgccgtggaggCCCTGATTGCGGTGAACTCCATCAGAGCAGACCTCACCACCGATCGATCGAGAGGTAGGTTAGGTAGGTAGATGCCTCCTCTTTCCCTTCACTTGCTTGCCTTGCTTCTCCTTGACCTTTGACCAGCAGCTAGCGCTGCAGCTGGTGCTGTGCTGCTTCAGCTGGTCTGTGACTACTATTGTTAGTATAGGATTTGGCCGGGCTTATTATAATTGGCAGGAAAAGTGCACCCTCTTGGATCGGTTAGTGGATGGCAAACTGAGAAGGAATTTAGAATTCCGGTGTGTCTCTCTCCTGGCCGACTAGGTTGAGTTTCTTGGAGGTTGCGGACACTTGAGATCGAGCAAGAAGAGGCCGAGAAGGACGAGGAAGAAGGAGGTCAGGAGGATGGAGAGAGGGTGGGGGAAGAAGTGGAGGTGAGCTAGATGCGTGAAGGCTGATGAGGAGTGAGGAGTACTGTGAAGGTTCTTCCTTGTGGAAGAATGAGGGGGTGGAGGGAGATGAGGATAGATGGATGGATGCTTACTTTTGGCTTGCTACCAAAGGTAATTGTCCTAGCTTAACTAGTGTGTATATATACGTGTGTGTTTGTGTATGTacagggagggggggggggggggatggtgGTGTAGCCTGAGAGAGGGAGGAAAGAGTGGGCACAATACAAGTAGCTTGCTTTTTAAAGGGGGGATGACTGATGAGAGAGAGGGATGGGGCTTGAGAGGGCTTGCTAGCTAGGGAGGGGCCCATGGATTATCTGGTTGAGCTCATGTGAGCTTGTCCTTGTCATGCTATAGGGAGAGACTTTATGTGAGTTAGGCAGGTGATGAGGAGCCCCAAAATGCCAGTTGTTAGATCAGAATTTTCTACATGCTAGTGGTAGGTATCGAAATAGCTGTATTTTATGTGATATTTTGGCTGAATATATGATTTGTTTGTGTAGAGTATTGTTTGACGTCATCCGAGTCTTTCATATATGGGAGATTATATTCTATTTGATGTTGAGAAATGAAACTATCCAagtgtttgctagctagctgtatCAACTGGTGGCTATATTATTGCATTGCAATTTGACTTGAGTTTGCATTGTCTCTTCGTCCCTTCCGAACTTTCCTTGAACTTTCGGGTTAAGTTGGCAAAAGGTAATGGTTATTGGAGCCTATATGTCTTAGTTGACTTCTCAGTCAATAATATAAATGTGTTCATCCAAATCTAAAAAATGTCTCTATATCCTTTAAAAAAAATATCTGAGTCCATTGACAAATAACTAACTCCTTGATGATTTTACAAATATGTTCATATCAATCTAAGAAAATGCTCATGTTGGAGTAATAATTTGACCATCCGGTGAAAAAAATAGATAGTTTTCTCAGAATTCAGGATATATAGATCGAATTGTACCAGGTTTTTGATTGGGGGTTTAAGTAATTTCCAAGCGATTGAGAAATAGCGAATCTGAAGTAATAATTTTGCTATGATATAGTTTTGTTCTTTTGGCAGCACTAACCTATCATCATAATATATTTAATGGACTCATATATGTAAACATCTGGATATTATTATCATGCATATGCTTAGTCTTAGCTGGCATCACATCCAGATGCTAAGTTTGAACGGTATTGCTGAAACCTGCACAAGATTGATCTGCCACTGAAAACCGAACATGGCTGTCTTATTTTGTTGGTGTATTAAATTGAAGTGAttgcat contains:
- the LOC124704567 gene encoding B3 domain-containing protein Os03g0120900-like, translating into MEFTAIRASTAAAAGAAEHGQDRIGGGCPSPDQPAAAVEKEHMFDKVVTPSDVGKLNRLVIPKQHAEKYFPLDASSTDKGLLLSFEDRAGKPWRFRYSYWNSSQSYVMTKGWSRFVKEKRLDAGDTVSFGRGVGEAARDRLFIDWRRRPDVVAAPLLAHHRAHFAIPSVPYAPWTTHHPVGGGRMFMQAPSPVSVYEYDAHHHHTRRHVGYDGYEAASGRQVLFYRPQQQYHHHQSVVLESVPVRLAVAPGQPEPSVATSGSKRVRLFGVNLECATSTTEDDFGGPGRMAPPSLQLLSPASSTSSSSGKARCSLNLDL